Genomic window (Clarias gariepinus isolate MV-2021 ecotype Netherlands chromosome 4, CGAR_prim_01v2, whole genome shotgun sequence):
aaagtttccatgAAATAATCATGCTTGTTGTACTTAACAAAATACTAAATTTATTTGTCCACTTGGAAGCGTCACTTGAagcttcatttatttcattaaacacacacacatctcctaTGGTGATTAAAGTGACTCTGTCTGGCTCAGTGGAACTGGAGAGCAGAACACTCTGTCCCAGCTGGAGACAATACAGAATGCTGCCAAAGAATCCATAACTCAGAGCTGAGTCAtgcacatgcgcgcacacacagacgtcACTCTGGCACATCTCTCCCCTCTGCAGTTTTTCCACATAACCTTTTTATCTTTTCAACCTGTTCCTTCTGTTGATTgcaaaatcaaattttaaagGAGGTGAAGATGTAACTAATTTTGATTTAGACCAAGCCATATAAGGGATTCATCAAGAATGTTTAGAAGTTTCAGGTTAAATAAACACAAGGTCTTGGTGTTGCAATTGATTTAATAATTTGTCCAAGAATATGATGTAATAAACTGATTGACAGGATTAATTAGGagaactatttttaaaataattgatgCCCAAGACTCAGGTTTTCCATTGGAAgtttcacttatttatttatttttatttttttgagcaaaACAGAtatggacagtcctgagaaaagTTTTAAGATCTAATTTGTTTCCACTTATTGCGCTTTAGGATATCAGCTCACTTCTGGGGTTATGGGGTTGAATCCAGAATAGTTTTAAAGAGGAAGCTAGTGCACAGTGTATTGTGTATAATTCCTTGTTCCACACGAAGTAGTGTCCTTTTATCAGAGTTAGTTAACGGTtaacaaaacatgaacagtCCATTGTATATTCAGAATGACTTGGAAGCCTTTACTAAGGACATGTTGTTCAAGATGACTTAATGGTGGCAATTGTGATGtgttgctgaaagtgcttttgtgactggttttgaatgtggattTTAGCAGGCAGTTGCTCTTTCGTCTTTTCAGTACTGTGAACCGTACCAACAAAACTTTACCCAACTCTGACCGTCAGTGAAATTGACGattgtatacagaataaagcagtataggcagtgagtgagtaagtgacgGCTCATATTTTTTTAGGGGGATCGTCTGTCTCATCTAGACTGGTATTTGATCCTAGATCATATTCAATATGGGGTCATAGCAGTGCTCAAAAAGCTAAAGTGAGGCATCTTGGCCTCAGCAAAAACAGCTAACTAACTGCCGAGgctaatctctttttttttttttttttttttaaacggcatccattgtttaaaatgtatgagTGGTCATACAAACACATGAAGTGTTTTAATCTAAATTGTGCAAGCAAAGATGTAAATGTGTGCCATTTTGTAGTATAGATTCATTCCTCATTAGAGTCATATAAGTCACTTGTAATTTTGAACGTGAATCATCATGACCTGAAAATCCGATCTGACCTatgtggcttgtaatgtaaACGTAGccatagttaaatgtcccagtgcccTGTATCACCTATACCACCTGTGGAACAGCCCTTTTGTTTGGAAATGACTCTTTCCATAATTTGACACAATATGGTTTGTTTCACGCTATAAAGTTGACCTTTTATGCTTCAGAAGCATATTCTTATGCTTCAGAAGCATATTCTTATGCTTCCtttcatttaatgtattttataatgGAACTGATTGTTCAGGAACGAAAGCACATTAATTTAATGCAGGTGTGCTGATAGGTTAAAAACAGCTGTTATCATTATGGTAGAGTTTTAAGCAAGAGGTTAACAAGTTGTGTTTGGGGTCAGAGGTGTGAGGTATTGCTCCCTAGTGTGATGTCCATTTACTCACACCTCTTAAGCAGCTGCTTTCACCCTCTCGTGTCCTGCTGAGAGCACACACTTTGCCTGTCACTAGGGGTCCTTAGGGCTGTTACTTGAAGTGAACTTTGATGctaagtatttaaatttttttttgtccctggcAAATGGCTGGGCGGTTTTGAGGACCAcaaatttctaaattttttCGGTGTCTAatctgtttcattttgtttttagttgttgtaggcattttgtcttttttaacttTAGAGACGACTTATGAACAATGAaacatttgtctttttctttgatTTGACTAAGGAACTGGCTTAGAGTTTCTTCAGTGAAGACATTCTTAAAGTGTGAAATCCTGTTCTGGTACTTTGCCTTGatgcccccccccaaaaaaaaaattgtataaaatttacaatatttgGGCTTTTTTCGTCATGTGTAGATGTTTATAAGTTGCAGGAGGTGGTCAGTTTTACACatgcaataataaatataaggaAAGAAAAGCATCCTGAGGGACCTTCAAGAGGGGAGCATGCTGacttactaaaaaaaaacacacacacacagaaaattgTCATGTGACTTTAAGAGGGAATGATTAGTTTGGGAGCTACTGATAGTGGGGTTTATCTGTATTGAAAATGTATGTGGTGGTGTAGCCTAGCCTGCCCTCTAAAACACCACTAAAAAGTGTAGGTTTGTCTTTTAAATCCTAACTTCAGCTTTAAGTTAGTGGAAAACTCTCCTAAGGAAAACTCTGTGCTTCTGCAAGTGTTCTCAGTGTGCATGTGAGTCATTGTCAGGGTGTGAAAGTGAGAGAGATTTAAGGAAGCTAAGGAAGAGGATGTGACCAAGGGAACAAAGTTTTGAATAAAAGTTTACTATCAGGAACAACATTGACTCTGCTTTTGGGAAAGCTGCACACCGGTCTGTGTGGGGGCAGACATAGCTGAGAATCTTGTCCAGCAGGTTAACTTGGtgtagactctttttttttttttttttttttttttttttttttgtgcatgtgttttatttgtgtGCATGCTTTGAAATGGCTCCAATCACATCCTTGTACTGTGATAGGTTAGTCATCCAAGTCCTTGTGCTAAGCCACAGGTTGACTCACTTGTTTGTCGAAGGACTGCTTATGTGTGTGCTGTCATGTTTAGTTCTGTTCTCTGTAAAGACAGGCTATTACCGTTCTCCCTCACTCACGCTGTGGATCTCTGCCACCCACGTCAGTATAGTCGTGATGACACGGACACAAATACCAAACGTGTTTGAACAGATTTATTCACTGCTCATCTAGCAACAGTGGGTAGCACTGCTTTTTGTGCACAAGTGTAGCTGTTATCCCGCTTTTCCTCCAAACTTCTGTTTTGCCAGAAGGCCTTTTACTCTTGtgtaaaatactttaaagtTAAGGACAACTGTGGCTTCATCAAACATAAACCTGGCTTATTAAATCCTACTTGTATTTTagaatgtttaacatttctaattttagaaaaattgtatgaacttgttttttatttctatagaaaGAAACAAGTTTAGAGCttctagtaaaaaaaattttggcttGAAAATATTTGCTTCCAACTGTTGCAGAGCTACCTACCCTTCTGTGCTCCGCCCCCCCCTCCTCAAAAGGCAACTTGTGTAGAGTACATGTTGTCACTTTCCAACAGCAGTTTGCTTTGCAGACAGGAGATTTAGCAGTATGTTACTGCAGCATATATCTTTAAATCTAATCACAGACTGTTTGCATTCTATGACCCAACTGTGCTTAtagaatggtgtgtgtgtgtgttattgcagAACTCACCGGATCACAATCACCAACTTCTGTCTGGGCAAGCATTTGGTGAGTGAAGAGGATCTACTGAAGGACCAGAGAGGCAGCCCAGCCTACATTAGCCCAGATGTCCTAAGTGGTAAGATGATGTGCATGCTAGTGTGTATGAGACAATATGATTTGTATTCTACAACACCACTGCAATCAAACCCTCCCACCACACTGCATTAAACATGTCGGGAATGGCATGGCTTAGGGTTATGATGTTCCAAGGTAGAGTACAGTCAGTCCACCCTGACAGAGTATTAATGTCCACCCTGTTACGTTTTTACAGTATTCTGTTATCATACATGAGTATTTAAATTTCTCCCTGTTcttgatttttcattttataattgCGGTTATGTTGGTTGAGTAAGAACAATTGTCTTTTAGTATAATTGAGTGTCTAAGTGTGTAAAATTGAGTAAACTATTTTGCCATTTGAACAAAGCTATATATCTTTATATTCCTAAACCTTTTAACGAAAATTGTTGCACTGGACATTTTTGTGTTTGgacccttttttttattcacaatttttatttatttatttatttttatttttttagtaaacCATTCAATcaaactgactggccaaactTCAAGCCCCAGCTTTACCAAaccaccactgttgggcccttaagtaAGGTTCTTATTCCCTGTTTGCTCCAGAAGTGGCATATCATCCCTGACCCTTCACTCTGACCCCAAATTTCTAAAAACTGGGAtaggcaaagaaaacaattttaATGTGCAATGTATAAATGACACAGACCCAAATGTTGTAAACTTAATAATGTTAAAGTTTTTACTAACTTTATAATTTATGGTATCAAGTCCCCTAGATTCTCTCTTGTTGTAAAGAGATCTAATTAAGCCAGCTTTGTAACTAAATAGTTTTATCTTATAGGTTTTACATTGAGGTTTGAAATAACACTACCTTCCTCTCAACTGTCATTAGTTAACCAATCACAATTTCCCACTTctgtttttcatatatatatatatatatatatatatattatatattcctTAATGTTGTCAGTTGGAGTAAATGGTAGAGTGTTTGCACTTCTCTGTTCACATGAAAACAAAGGATGCGTAGATCAGCAAAacgtgattaaaaacaatgaagcATTGCCTAAATGAGTCATCGTAATGAGTCATCCTGAGGGGAAACTCCTCCtgcttcctcctttttttttcttcttttttttttctctttctgtccttACCAtcttccattttcttttttgtttatccTCCTATCTTGTTCTAGTGTatctcttatttttattaatatatatttgtatggATTTATCTTTTAATATGCATGGGGTAGAGAAGTACAGTTGAGCATGTACTGCAAGCATAGACACTTTGAATCGCTGTTGTAAACATGTATCTCACCTACAGGATATGGTGAAGGCTATGATACTAGAGCTGTCATTAACAGTTACTCATGCTTTTCTGTTGGTCATAAACAGGACATCCTTCTTGCTGTTGTAACAATTCTGCGGTCATTTCTTTGGTGTTATGTGCAGTCCACTGATACAACTTTTAATCACTGACTCATGTCTTGTATGCACAGATCAGTAATAGGGCAGTAGTAAAAGAGGTGATGCTTGTCGTATATAACAATACAGTTTTGTGTGTTGACAGCAGTGTTGCCCTGTTCCAGTTCTGGGCATGAGTTTGgtggttcagtttttttttttttttttaatcttttgtacATCTGTTGGGTATTCCTATCTGTATATGTGCTGAATATTCTGTTGCCTTTCATAAGTGCTGAATATTCTGTTGCAGGTCGTCCATACCGTGGGAAGCCTAGTGATATGTGGGCTCTCGGTGTGGTGCTGTTCACCATGCTCTATGGCCAGTTCCCCTTTTATGACAGCATACCTCAAGAGCTCTTTCGTAAGATCAAGGCTGCTGAGTACTCCATCCCAGAGTGAGTgctatacatacacactttactTTCTGTTGCATTGATCTCCTCATACAAATAGTACTAGTAGAATGCCAAAACCAACCATTCTACTATGGTTAAGTGTTGATAAATTAAATTGGTTTATAAAGTTAAAACCTAAATATCCGTTCATTAAGTTCTCAAATCAAGCCACAAAAGCGTGCAGATGGAGGTCAAGGACTTTAGTTGATGATCACATCAAAAGAGAACAAATGTTACTTGAGTGACTCTAACTGGCATGTTGTACTCAGGTTAAAACCATTGTGAGTCCTAAATATTGGAGTAGTTTAACATGTATGTTTTGTGAGGGAGCTTCagccaggattttttttttttttttttttgcagatgggCTGTTTTTTTGGATGTTTCTATAAAATTCAAGTTAAAGACTACCGATATTACAAGAAcaatttaatatgaatattgAGAAACCaatgtattaatgtattatacactattttaaatacatttcagcCAGGAGCATCTGTCAAAATGTTTTGGTTATAGATGGTTATATGTAAGTAGTGTGCGTTGAATTAAATTGGTTTACAATGTGTATTTGCTCTCATTAAGGGATGGACGTGTGTCAGAAAGCACAGTGTGTTTGATTCGTAAGCTGTTGGTGCTGGATCCCCAGCAGAGGCTGACTGCAGCAGAGGTGCTTGAGGCTCTAAGTGACATTATTGCCTCCTGGTGAGTGCGTCAACTTTGTTGCCTAGTTGCTCTGATTCCCGCTGACTAATACTTTTCACAGTGCCTCTCCTAAAGGCCAACTCTAATGACTTTCTTGGAAATATTATCAGAAGCATGGTCTTAAGAAATGTtcattttgattgtttttggcCTGGGTCTTGGTATGTCTGTTGGACTCTCTAATGCTTGCACTAGTTTTCTGATCTGtcccattttaataattatttcatgatCCATAGCCTCTTACAGCATTAGTACATATGCAGATGTGGATGCCTTGAGTGTCTGTGcattattagtttttgtttcacTATTTTCTGTaagcttattttattttcatgaatgCAGTTTTCAGAACCTGAAAATACGCTTCCCATTGCTTCATGAAGTGTTGAGTAAGCCTGTGAACATTTCATATCAACTACCATTTagttccaaataaaaaaaatttaaaacttatttttaattagGCTTTTTAATCAACGTTGCTTGTAACACATCACAAGCAGTGTCTGTCGAGCTGTGAAATTGACAGAAATGCTTTTACCAGCAAAAAAACAAGTGCCTTTCTGTGCGTGATCACTACCAATGATTATCAATTCAGTGACTCAGTGGTGTTAACACATGGACATGATGTCAAGACATGATGTCTTTAACATGAATCACAATAATAGGAGGAATTAAAAGGAAACTCTAAGAGAAaaattttaattcttaaaaatgaGGGCCTTTAATATTTCCTTGGTAAATATGCTATATTATTTCCTTGGTAAATTCTATATTGAGGATTGGTAATGGAAAAAGCAAAATGTTAGTTGAAATGTATGTAATCCTGCTGATAAAGCTAGTGTATTTTCAGCGTTCCTACTACATATACAGTTTTCTCACCATTTTTACTTGGGTTTGTACTGTGTACAAGAAGACCAAAATGGgttctgaggtttttttttttttttgtaggcatTCTGTATCCTCAATGAGTGGCCCTCTGCAGGTAGTACCTGACATCGATGACCAGCTCAACCAACCTGAGCATTTGCAGGAGGTCAGTGCATAATGTTTTGTTGGTGTCAAAAATCACTTCTGTTAAGCATCGTGGTAGCAGTTATCTGTTTATATGCTTTACTTTGtcctaatttttttctgtgtgatcAGGTAAAGGTAACGGAAGAGTCGTCACAGTACGAGTTTGAGAACTACATGCGCCAGCAGCTGTTGCTAGCTGAGGAGAAGAACACTATCCATGAGGCCAAGAGCTTCCTGACGAAGAGGCAGTTCAGCAGTGTGCCACCAGTGAGGCGCCTGGGTCACGATGCTCAGCCTGTCAGTCCTCTAGATGCAGCCATTCTGGCCCAACGCTTCCTCAGGAAGTAGAGGATCACTGTGCACAGGCCATGCCAAGCAGCCGGATTCACATGTGCGTGTGATTTGCTTTAAAGAGCCTATGGGTGAGGAGATGCCGCATGTTGAACAATTATCCCTCATCTACTCCTGTTGTTTGGTTAAAGAAGGTGACTCTGGTTTAAACAACAAAGACTTTTGGGTTCCGAGCCCCTACCACCCCCCCCAACACTCTGCCATACAGACGTTAGCAGCAATACCGGAACTAAATCATGTAGCAAATGGGTGTGCACACATGCCCGCctaacacacacctctcatTCTCCTTTTCTACTCTCAGCACTTTCCAAGGGGATCAGCTCAGATCACCTGACCTCAGTTATCATCCCTACATGTGTTTCCCAGTCTTTCAGTCAAACACACCCATCCATACTGAGCTCCATCTGCATCCACAATTGCAAATCTACCTCTTAAcgtctgtttctgtctctcagtcCGTTTAGAACTGTGCTCTTCGTAGTTTTGAAAAGATATCTTAATGTGGGGATATGACCACAAGCACAGGTGaagagcattattattattattattattattattattacagactTCTGGCATGTCAAAACCAGcgattattaattttttttcccccctcccaTAATCTGAATAAGCTTTGCTCCCCTCTCCTCTTAGAACGGTAGCATTttaaatacgtttttttttttattattattattattccctgCCCTTTTATAGTTTATTGTTGTTTTCCTCACTTTAAAAATTATACTATAACACAAGGATTCTGTAGGCCTGCCTTGCTTGATTGGGCATTCACAGGCAGctgtacatttataaaatctagATGCCAAAAATAGTTCCAAAATCTGCTGCTTTGCAATCTGCTGTCCTGTGAGGTACGATATCCCTATATCAACTAAAGATGCAGGCCACTGCAGTTGTCCcaaagcttttcttttctttttttttccccagctctGTCCAAAGAAGGAGTTGTCTTAATATGTGTGATTTTCctagttttaaaataacatgcctTCTGGGTTCATTTTACTTATTACTTGAGCTCCCAGAGCAACCAGAGATGATGACACAAAGCTGTCAGAAGCAGGATGGCTCAGCTGCAATCATGTGGAAGTTTAAGCTCCATTAAGCCCCGGAAGTGCAGGCTTTAATCTCTTCACCACCCCTGCAGTTACCACAGCCAACATCTTGAGCTGCCCTTTTGAAAACAAGCCAGCACTCCTTTTCCACCACACCATATTAAGCAGAAACCTTGGCTGCCCTTCTGGTCATTGTCATGGGGAATGACCACTAAACCTAGGAATCTAGGCTTTACACAATATAGCCTAAGCCCCATCTTCCATTTTTAGTGCCATTGTCTTTATTCATCatgtaaataaagattttgAGCTCCTTTCTCTTGATACATTGATCACTTTTTGTTTTCCTTATCATTTTTGACAAAGTTAAAGGATATAAACATTTACAATCTTCTCAGACTGTTTACCAATCCAATCTAAGCTACTTGTAAAAATCATTGCCACAGAATATCTTGCCTTAGATTCAGATTTCCACAGTGAGTGATGATTTTGTACCTTTTGGTGGTCTAGTATATTTTAGTAAACAGGTGGTTGTCTTGCATCAGCCTTTGAACCTGTGACTTGAGCTTGTGAAGGCCTGCCTGGTTCACTAATATTAGGGGGAAatataatacagtactgtaggccTCTGAGCTTCTCAATGGTAGTTTGTCTCTTTTGTTTTGTGCTCAGTTTTTAAAGTGCAAaagcaattttgaaagcatgaATGAAACTGTTTTAGCTTtgcttggttaaaaaaaaaattatgggtgttcaatttaatttattcaatgTGTACAAAACAGTCTTGCTTCCATATGTTTTGGACACTGCCTCTATTCTTGTAAGGTGTGAAGTATCATGACATCACATAATCCTGTTCTAAAAGTATTGCTgtgagaatcttttttttttttttttttttggcccattAATCCCGATTGaagttcccccccccccccccttcttttcttcttttgccaCAATCCTGATTTATTAAGCTACATTAATTACAAGACTGACTTCGCATAGCTGTATTTTTTTAGacaaatgaaattgaagcacATGTGACATTAAGGAATTATGTAGAGTTTATCCTGCAAGTTTAATACAACACACTCCAGTTGCCAGTGTGCAGATACCATCCTGATGTAGCTATACAAGTTTGCTGCCATCAAGCAGCATTACGCCGAGGCATTGACATGAGTATTTCAGTAATGTTGCCTGCCGCTATTGAAAGCATTAGTGCGCTCCCACGTtaatgtgaaatttttttttttttttttttttttttttttagatattgcAGTATTGTAGATTACTTGTTCTGTTTGTGGGCATTACGTTTTTGGGCCCTACTAAAATTTAAAGGCTACTTGCATCCATAATTCTCTGAAGAAAGGTAGTGTAATGATCCCCAGCTCTAATTTTACCACTTATCTGCAGCTTCACTATGTGACTCGGTGGAGTGGTTATCTAGTCATTACTTTAACCTGATAGgccataattattaaatgcccCATGTAAGTGTTGTAACAGAACCATTCCTGCTTGCTCCCTTGTAGCGCTCTTGGCATTACAAGGCCAAGCTGTGTATTTGCAGCATGACATTTATGGTTGTTGAGCTATattgttttatacattaaataatgCATGACGTGAACTTTGCAGGATGTGCCACATAATCTCTGCATTTAAGTTGCCAGAAAATTTGGGTGTGGCTATAGgtttgtttaaaagtaaattgcATTTGTAATCTAGTTAAAAATacactaaaaaataaattaattaaaaacggAGGATGATTCATCTCAGCGGCGCTAAATTgggagaatttattttaaagtcagtcattttgttttagagtatgatcttttttttttgtttgtttctgtcctgtcatattaaaaaacatgtttgcaAACTGGAAATGGTGTAAAATTGGATAATTAGTTAAAAGCCTAAATGTTCGGTGTTGTAAGCTGCTTGTTCGGATGGATATCAGAGAAGAAACTGGGTAATTGTACAGAGATAACAAATTTGTATAAATGACATATTTTTGTACTTCATAAAATCTCTACATGCATGTCAGCAATAAATTTGATATGGAACATGTTGACTTACTTCACTGTCTGACAACATTTATATGTGATGTATGCAGTCAATGTATTTTATGAATTGTGTACAATGCAATGTTTTGTCCAGTCACATCCAAATATGACACTTTACAAgcctatataatattattacaaaTTTACTTAGGCCAAGcttttttctcctctcttc
Coding sequences:
- the stk40 gene encoding serine/threonine-protein kinase 40, with the protein product MSRRRVAERGAGESSGRASKLLCPGISGNNAKRAGPFVLGPRLGNSPVQSIVQCLARRDGTDDFYQLKILTLEERADSSGETQEERQGKMLLHTEYSLLSLLHNQDGVVHHHGLFQDRSCEIVEDMEASRARRMKKRICLVLDCLCAHDFSDKTVDLINLQHYVIKEKRLSEREAIVIFCDVVRVVEALHKKNIVHRDLKLGNMVLNKRTHRITITNFCLGKHLVSEEDLLKDQRGSPAYISPDVLSGRPYRGKPSDMWALGVVLFTMLYGQFPFYDSIPQELFRKIKAAEYSIPEDGRVSESTVCLIRKLLVLDPQQRLTAAEVLEALSDIIASWHSVSSMSGPLQVVPDIDDQLNQPEHLQEVKVTEESSQYEFENYMRQQLLLAEEKNTIHEAKSFLTKRQFSSVPPVRRLGHDAQPVSPLDAAILAQRFLRK